The following proteins are encoded in a genomic region of Bosea beijingensis:
- a CDS encoding ABC transporter ATP-binding protein has product MVGKNTSGQMRDGKPVLSVSGLTIAFGSTTVVHDLGFEIAAGETLAVVGESGSGKSVTSLAIMGLLPERIGRASGSVRLGDRELLTLGESEMRGVRGGQVSMIFQEPMTSLNPVQRIGDQIGEAIRIHRGLRGAELREAVLEMLRKVRIPDPEERIDNYPHTFSGGMRQRVMIAMALACNPALIIADEPTTALDVTVQAQTLALLKELQRETGTAILFITHDMGVVAEIADHVLVMRRGRAIEQGTVHEVFSNPRDAYTRSLIAAAPSLVGKLAGGAIAARGVEGVPLSFRGDTAVLEVRDLSVRFPSRGGLFGRLKGEVHAVEQVSFAIGKGETLGLVGESGSGKSTIGKAIIDLAPRHSGEITVAGRRIDYADPRSLAGLRRDVQMIFQDPFGSLDTRQSIGSAIIEPMQVHGIASGKEARSKMEWLLERVGLDPARATSLPHEFSGGQRQRICIARALAMSPKLIIADEAVSALDVAIKAQIIDLMIDLQKEFEVSYLFISHDMAAVERICDRVAVMYFGEIVEIGARDDVIGRPGHGYTQRLLSAIPITHPDQRGGRPPQRVDATPPRSPMKPLGYRPPPPSWEMMADGHFIRRAS; this is encoded by the coding sequence ATGGTCGGCAAGAACACGAGCGGCCAGATGAGGGACGGCAAGCCGGTCCTGTCGGTCAGCGGCCTGACGATCGCCTTCGGTTCCACCACCGTCGTGCATGATCTCGGCTTCGAGATCGCCGCCGGCGAGACCCTCGCCGTGGTCGGCGAATCCGGCTCGGGCAAGAGCGTGACCTCGCTCGCGATCATGGGTCTGCTGCCCGAGCGGATCGGACGCGCGAGCGGATCGGTCAGGCTCGGCGACCGTGAATTGCTGACGCTCGGCGAGTCCGAGATGCGCGGCGTGCGCGGCGGCCAGGTCAGCATGATCTTCCAGGAGCCGATGACCTCGCTGAACCCGGTCCAGCGCATCGGCGACCAGATCGGCGAGGCGATCCGCATCCATCGCGGCCTCAGGGGCGCTGAATTGCGCGAGGCCGTGCTGGAGATGTTACGCAAGGTGCGCATCCCCGACCCCGAAGAGCGCATCGACAACTACCCGCACACCTTCTCCGGCGGCATGCGCCAGCGGGTGATGATCGCGATGGCACTGGCCTGCAACCCGGCGCTGATCATTGCCGACGAGCCGACAACCGCGCTCGACGTCACCGTGCAGGCGCAGACGCTGGCGCTGCTCAAGGAACTCCAGCGCGAGACCGGCACGGCGATCCTGTTCATCACCCATGACATGGGCGTCGTCGCCGAGATCGCCGACCATGTCCTCGTCATGCGCCGCGGCCGCGCGATCGAGCAGGGCACGGTCCACGAAGTCTTCTCCAACCCGCGCGACGCCTATACGCGCAGCCTGATCGCGGCGGCACCGAGCCTCGTCGGCAAGCTCGCGGGCGGAGCCATCGCCGCGCGCGGCGTCGAGGGCGTGCCGCTCTCCTTCCGCGGCGACACAGCCGTGCTGGAGGTGCGCGATCTCTCCGTCCGCTTCCCCTCGCGTGGCGGCCTGTTCGGCCGGCTGAAGGGCGAGGTCCATGCTGTCGAGCAGGTCTCCTTCGCCATCGGCAAGGGGGAGACGCTCGGCCTCGTCGGCGAGTCGGGCTCGGGCAAGTCGACCATCGGCAAGGCGATCATCGATTTGGCCCCGCGTCATTCCGGCGAGATCACCGTCGCCGGCCGCCGGATCGACTATGCCGACCCGCGCAGCCTCGCCGGCTTGCGCCGCGACGTGCAGATGATCTTCCAGGATCCGTTCGGCTCGCTCGATACCCGCCAGAGCATCGGCTCGGCGATCATCGAACCGATGCAGGTCCATGGCATCGCTTCCGGCAAGGAGGCGCGCTCCAAAATGGAGTGGCTGCTGGAGCGCGTCGGGCTCGATCCGGCGCGGGCCACCAGCCTGCCGCACGAGTTCTCGGGCGGGCAGCGCCAGCGCATCTGCATCGCGCGCGCGCTCGCGATGTCGCCCAAGTTGATCATCGCCGACGAGGCGGTCTCGGCGCTCGACGTGGCGATCAAGGCGCAGATCATCGACCTGATGATCGACCTGCAGAAGGAATTCGAGGTCTCCTATCTCTTCATCAGCCATGACATGGCGGCGGTCGAGCGCATCTGCGACCGCGTCGCGGTGATGTATTTCGGCGAGATCGTCGAGATCGGCGCGCGCGACGACGTCATCGGCCGGCCCGGCCACGGCTATACGCAGCGCCTCCTCTCGGCGATCCCGATCACCCATCCCGACCAGCGCGGCGGCCGCCCGCCGCAGCGCGTCGACGCCACGCCACCGCGCAGCCCTATGAAACCCCTCGGCTACCGCCCGCCGCCGCCGAGCTGGGAGATGATGGCCGACGGCCATTTCATCCGCCGGGCGAGCTAG
- a CDS encoding MmgE/PrpD family protein, translating to MHAIEELAAFVADHPEGALPAEARESASLLVADLIGATAAGLDSRLATAARAAAQQLYGSGPAGIWLTGTKLSVAGAAMANAAAASALDIDDGHRGAAGHAGAGIIPAAFAVGQALDASDESIFDAIALGYDVALRVAAARPTPTIETYSSGRWVNYGVAATAGRLLGLDAPALAHAMAIAGAEGPISFPMGSSKYQGSTVKEVIPPAVVAGLTGAYRARAGATGPRDLLDRDDRFTRSVLTGGLGERWWLQDCYLKPYACCRYMHAAVDAILALRQPGKPILSLRIETFPRGLGLANERAPQTLEGGQYSYYFSCALAAIHGAAALQPVDPAHLHDPQVLELASRIELSAHDDFAAAFPKSTPCRVIIDQGEGPRSLTVPYPLGDVANPMNRAEVTEKFRRIGAASVAPDWQDTILAALDGLTSDGFRPLFAALGTQPARLRLVSTGEG from the coding sequence ATGCACGCCATCGAGGAACTCGCCGCCTTCGTCGCCGACCACCCTGAGGGCGCCTTGCCGGCAGAGGCACGGGAAAGCGCCTCGCTCCTGGTCGCGGACCTGATCGGAGCCACGGCGGCTGGACTGGATTCGCGGCTGGCCACGGCCGCCCGCGCCGCAGCCCAGCAACTTTACGGTTCAGGTCCGGCTGGTATCTGGCTGACCGGCACCAAGCTCAGTGTCGCCGGCGCCGCCATGGCGAATGCGGCGGCGGCGAGCGCGCTCGATATCGATGACGGCCATCGCGGCGCAGCCGGCCATGCCGGCGCCGGAATCATCCCGGCCGCCTTCGCCGTCGGGCAGGCGCTCGATGCGTCGGATGAGAGCATCTTCGATGCGATCGCGCTCGGCTACGACGTCGCGCTCCGGGTCGCGGCAGCGCGGCCGACACCGACCATCGAGACCTATAGCAGTGGCCGCTGGGTGAATTACGGCGTCGCCGCCACGGCCGGCCGCCTGCTCGGGCTCGACGCGCCGGCCCTCGCCCATGCCATGGCGATCGCCGGGGCCGAGGGGCCGATCAGCTTCCCCATGGGCTCGTCGAAATACCAGGGGAGCACCGTGAAGGAGGTCATCCCGCCGGCCGTCGTCGCCGGCCTGACCGGCGCCTACCGGGCCCGCGCCGGCGCCACCGGCCCGCGCGACCTGCTCGACCGCGATGACCGCTTCACCCGCAGCGTGCTGACCGGCGGTCTCGGCGAACGCTGGTGGCTGCAGGACTGCTACCTCAAGCCCTATGCCTGCTGCCGCTACATGCATGCCGCGGTCGATGCGATCCTGGCGCTGCGCCAGCCCGGCAAGCCGATCCTCTCCCTGCGCATAGAGACGTTCCCGCGCGGGCTCGGCCTCGCCAACGAACGCGCGCCGCAGACGCTCGAAGGCGGCCAGTACAGCTATTATTTCAGTTGCGCGCTGGCGGCGATCCATGGCGCGGCCGCCTTGCAGCCGGTCGACCCCGCGCATCTCCACGATCCGCAGGTGCTCGAGCTCGCCAGCCGGATCGAACTGTCCGCGCATGACGATTTCGCTGCCGCCTTCCCGAAGAGCACGCCCTGCCGCGTCATCATCGACCAGGGCGAAGGCCCGCGCAGCCTGACGGTGCCCTACCCGCTCGGCGACGTCGCCAATCCGATGAATCGCGCTGAGGTCACCGAGAAATTCCGGCGCATCGGCGCGGCGAGCGTCGCGCCCGACTGGCAGGACACGATCCTGGCCGCGCTCGACGGACTGACGAGCGACGGCTTCCGGCCACTTTTCGCCGCGCTCGGCACGCAGCCGGCGCGGCTGCGACTGGTTTCAACAGGGGAAGGCTAA
- a CDS encoding ABC transporter substrate-binding protein, whose product MKSTASTKAGLLAGVLGFGLLASMPAFAAKTELTLGAAAVDVGTLDPHYASSTSDRILSAWIFGGLVRFAPGSTDPATIEADLAESWQASDDRMVWTFKLRPGVKWQHGYGDVTAEDVVFSLDKARDPKRSAFASDYAAFQKVEAVDSGTVRITLSTRVPSLLGLLTNYAGGFIISKKAFEERGEGFRRAPVGFGPFALDAITPGQAVTFKANDSYFRGKPKLTKITYRFLNNNAARDLAFVAGEVDAATGLADQRWLQRTLANPGVVVDSFDPAELTTLSINVTKPPFDNIKVRQALAHAIDAGKIAQYRGPRFTRAGKSAIPSNNLGFDENAGVLPPDPAKAKKLLAEAGFPNGLTVTMLASQLPSLESTSQIIQGQVAEAGITLNLQPVEHATWHQMIRKDLSPLVMYGAARFPIADNYLTQFYHSNSAIGQPGQVVNFSHCSVADKQIEAARGETDPKKQIALWQEAQKLIIGNVCVIPITETGQVWARREKLNWGFDLKGSMSLGPLVTEQTHFVD is encoded by the coding sequence ATGAAAAGTACAGCTTCGACCAAGGCCGGACTTCTCGCCGGCGTCCTCGGCTTCGGCCTGCTGGCATCCATGCCGGCCTTCGCCGCGAAGACCGAATTGACCTTAGGCGCCGCCGCCGTCGATGTCGGCACGCTAGACCCTCATTACGCCAGCAGCACCTCGGACCGCATCCTCTCGGCCTGGATCTTCGGCGGGCTCGTCCGCTTCGCCCCCGGCTCGACCGACCCGGCCACGATCGAGGCCGATCTCGCCGAGAGCTGGCAGGCGAGCGACGACCGCATGGTCTGGACCTTCAAGCTGCGCCCCGGCGTGAAATGGCAACACGGCTATGGCGATGTCACCGCCGAGGATGTCGTGTTCAGCCTCGACAAGGCGCGCGATCCCAAGCGCTCGGCCTTCGCCAGCGACTATGCCGCCTTCCAGAAGGTCGAGGCGGTCGATTCCGGGACGGTCCGCATCACCCTGTCGACCCGCGTGCCGAGCCTGCTCGGCCTGCTCACCAACTATGCCGGCGGCTTCATCATCTCCAAGAAAGCCTTCGAGGAACGCGGCGAGGGCTTCCGGCGCGCGCCGGTCGGCTTCGGGCCGTTCGCGCTCGATGCGATCACCCCCGGCCAGGCCGTGACCTTCAAGGCGAACGACTCCTATTTCCGCGGCAAGCCCAAGCTCACCAAGATCACCTACCGCTTCCTCAACAACAACGCGGCGCGCGACCTCGCCTTCGTCGCCGGCGAGGTCGATGCCGCGACCGGCCTTGCCGACCAGCGCTGGCTGCAGCGCACGCTAGCCAATCCCGGCGTGGTCGTCGACAGCTTCGACCCGGCCGAGCTGACGACGTTGAGCATCAACGTCACCAAGCCGCCCTTCGACAACATCAAGGTGCGTCAGGCCCTCGCCCACGCCATCGATGCGGGCAAGATCGCCCAGTATCGCGGCCCGCGCTTCACCCGCGCCGGCAAGTCGGCGATTCCCTCCAACAATCTCGGCTTCGACGAGAATGCAGGCGTGCTGCCCCCGGACCCGGCCAAGGCCAAGAAGCTCTTGGCCGAAGCCGGCTTCCCCAACGGCCTGACCGTAACCATGCTCGCCAGCCAGTTGCCGAGCCTGGAATCAACCTCGCAGATCATCCAGGGTCAGGTCGCCGAAGCCGGGATTACGCTCAATCTCCAGCCGGTCGAGCATGCCACCTGGCACCAGATGATCCGCAAGGACCTGAGCCCGCTCGTGATGTACGGCGCCGCACGCTTCCCGATCGCCGACAACTACCTGACGCAGTTCTATCATTCGAACAGCGCCATCGGCCAACCCGGCCAAGTCGTGAATTTCAGCCACTGCAGCGTCGCCGACAAGCAGATCGAGGCGGCCCGCGGCGAGACCGACCCCAAGAAGCAGATCGCGCTCTGGCAGGAGGCGCAGAAGCTGATCATCGGCAATGTCTGCGTCATCCCGATCACCGAGACCGGGCAGGTCTGGGCGCGCCGGGAGAAGCTCAACTGGGGCTTCGACCTCAAGGGCTCGATGTCGCTCGGCCCGCTCGTGACCGAACAGACCCATTTCGTCGACTGA
- a CDS encoding NAD(P)/FAD-dependent oxidoreductase, translated as MSKLTYPKYTNLCGWTAMLPVRTPRAALSEDVTVDYAVVGAGYTGVAAARRLHELDPQARIALVEATTVGEGSSARNSGFTTPDVLPRTASMEMAEKARNQTRLFTEAFDWLQGIIRDNDIACDMQKVGSIRAAATEEGEATLRKVAEVARANNLQHTILDRAGIRERIGADYYRYGLHMHDTWLLQPAALIRGLVDALPANITLYEQSPVRDISREGSDWRLRIEGGSIRCRTVVLANNGFIPRLGYLKSRMATIFTYAAVTEAVKGADIEHLGQSPAWGLLPSHRLGTTLRRIGRDRLMVRSLYAHDAEIVQSTAIRELRDRFQRRWPALRHVEFEYVWGGTTAFTMNGAPWWGKLEDGLYASGGCNGSGLAKGTMLGRRLAELIRGVGDAREVEAIMGEASWIAPEPFRSIGFRVISALESRKAGLEA; from the coding sequence ATGTCCAAGCTGACCTATCCGAAATACACCAATCTCTGCGGCTGGACCGCGATGCTCCCGGTGCGCACACCGCGCGCCGCGCTGAGCGAAGACGTCACGGTCGACTATGCCGTCGTCGGCGCCGGCTATACCGGCGTCGCGGCGGCCCGGCGCCTGCACGAGCTCGATCCGCAGGCGCGCATCGCCCTGGTCGAGGCGACAACGGTCGGCGAAGGCTCCTCCGCGCGCAATTCCGGCTTCACCACCCCCGATGTGCTGCCGCGCACGGCTTCCATGGAAATGGCCGAGAAGGCGCGCAACCAGACGCGGCTCTTCACCGAAGCCTTCGACTGGCTCCAAGGCATCATCCGCGACAACGACATCGCCTGCGACATGCAGAAGGTCGGCTCGATCCGCGCTGCCGCGACCGAAGAGGGCGAGGCCACCCTGCGCAAGGTCGCGGAGGTCGCGCGCGCCAACAACCTCCAGCATACGATCCTCGACCGCGCGGGCATCCGCGAGCGCATCGGCGCGGACTATTACCGCTACGGCCTCCACATGCACGACACCTGGCTGCTACAGCCGGCGGCCCTGATCCGTGGCCTCGTCGATGCGCTCCCCGCGAACATCACGCTCTACGAGCAGAGCCCGGTCCGCGATATCAGCCGGGAGGGCTCCGATTGGCGCCTCCGCATCGAGGGCGGCAGCATCCGCTGCCGTACGGTGGTGCTGGCCAATAACGGCTTCATCCCCCGTCTCGGCTACCTGAAGTCGCGCATGGCGACGATCTTTACCTATGCCGCGGTCACCGAGGCGGTGAAGGGTGCCGATATCGAGCATCTCGGCCAGTCCCCGGCCTGGGGCCTGCTGCCCTCGCATCGGCTCGGCACGACCTTGCGCCGCATCGGCCGCGACCGGCTCATGGTCCGCTCGCTCTATGCCCATGACGCGGAGATCGTACAGTCAACGGCCATCAGGGAATTGCGCGACCGCTTCCAGCGCCGCTGGCCGGCGCTGCGGCATGTCGAATTCGAGTATGTCTGGGGTGGAACGACCGCCTTCACCATGAATGGCGCGCCCTGGTGGGGCAAGCTCGAGGACGGGCTCTATGCCTCCGGCGGCTGCAACGGCAGCGGCCTCGCCAAGGGCACGATGCTCGGCCGCCGTCTCGCAGAGCTGATCCGTGGCGTCGGCGACGCCAGGGAGGTCGAGGCGATCATGGGCGAGGCGAGCTGGATCGCGCCTGAGCCCTTCCGTTCGATCGGCTTCCGCGTCATCTCGGCGCTGGAAAGCCGCAAGGCCGGACTGGAGGCCTGA
- a CDS encoding Lrp/AsnC family transcriptional regulator, whose protein sequence is MPNEGDLDALDRKILDVLREDGRISIAELGARIGLSKTPCQIRFRRLVDDGYIEGFRATLNPAKLKLDHIAFAEVKLSDTTEKALTKFNEEVKKIREVEECHMIAGRFDYLLKIRTPDIRRYRAVLGEKISNLPHVANTSTNVAMETVKETW, encoded by the coding sequence ATGCCAAACGAAGGCGATCTGGACGCGCTCGATCGCAAAATCCTGGACGTCCTCAGGGAGGACGGCCGGATTTCGATCGCCGAGCTCGGGGCGCGGATCGGCCTGTCGAAGACGCCTTGCCAGATCCGGTTCCGCCGCCTGGTCGATGATGGCTACATCGAAGGCTTCCGGGCAACGCTCAATCCGGCGAAGCTCAAGCTCGATCACATCGCCTTCGCCGAGGTGAAGCTGTCCGACACCACGGAAAAGGCGCTGACGAAATTCAACGAGGAGGTCAAGAAGATCAGGGAGGTCGAGGAATGCCACATGATCGCCGGGCGCTTCGACTATCTGCTGAAGATCCGCACGCCCGATATCCGGCGCTATCGGGCCGTGCTGGGCGAGAAGATCTCGAACCTGCCCCATGTCGCGAACACCTCGACCAATGTCGCGATGGAGACGGTCAAGGAAACCTGGTGA
- the putA gene encoding trifunctional transcriptional regulator/proline dehydrogenase/L-glutamate gamma-semialdehyde dehydrogenase, translating into MNQAAASAVATATSPAPFEGFAPPIREQSALRRAITAAYRRPETECLPPLLAAAKLAPASKQEIAVTGRKLIEALRAKHKGTGVEGLVQEYSLSSQEGVALMCLAEALLRIPDTATRDALIRDKIADGDWKSHVGGGKSLFVNAATWGLVVTGKLTSTVNDRSLAAALTRLIARAGEPVIRRGVDMAMRMMGEQFVTGETIDEALKRARPLEARGFRYSYDMLGEAATTAADAARYYRDYENAIHAIGRAANGRGVYEGPGISIKLSALHPRYSRAQAGRVMSELLPLVRELALIAKNYDIGLNIDAEEADRLELSLDLLEALSFDNALQGWNGLGFVVQAYGKRCPFVLDWIIDLARRASRRMMVRLVKGAYWDAEIKRAQVDGLADFPVYTRKVHTDVAYVACARKLLAAPDAIFPQFATHNAQTLATIYHLAGNDFAVGKYEFQCLHGMGEPLYDEVVGKDNLDRPCRIYAPVGTHETLLAYLVRRLLENGANSSFVNRISDPKVTIDSLVADPVDVVEAMPVIGMLHDQIALPADLYGADRANSKGIDLSNEAALAKLAGNLAATVGQNWHAVPLLADNSTAGTTRPILNPADHSDVVGQVTELAVEDAAKIARLAAEGCKAWAAVPPVERAACLDRAADIMQARIETLMGIAMREAGKSAANAISEVREAIDFLRYYADQARKTLGPAHAPLGPIVCISPWNFPLAIFTGQVAAALVAGNAVMAKPAGVTPIIAHESVRILHEAGVPRCALQFTPGSGRFGAAMVAAPETAGVMFTGSTEVARGIQAQLAERLSAEGKPIPLIAETGGQNGMIVDSSALAEQVVADVIASAFDSAGQRCSALRVLCLQQDIADRTLHMLQGALKELTIGRTDKLSVDIGPVISEGAQREIDDHVARMRGLGRKVEQLPLPEAAAKGTFVPPTIVELKSLTDLKREVFGPVLHVIRYQRDDLDKLIDEVNGSGYGLTFGLHTRLDETIAHVTSRIKAGNLYVNRNIIGAVVGVQPFGGRGLSGTGPKAGGPLYIGRLVRKAPVPPQHSSVHLDPALLEYAGWLSGKGLKAEADAAREIGGHSALGLNVELAGPVGERNLYALHPRGRILLVPQTEAGLHQQVAAALATGNQLVIDAAPGLKGALSGLPAAVEARVSWTSDWEADGPFSGALVEGDSKRIGEMNRRIATLSGPLVLVQAASTEELKRDPDAYCLNWLLEEVSTSINTTAAGGNASLMTIG; encoded by the coding sequence ATGAACCAAGCCGCCGCTTCCGCCGTCGCCACCGCCACCAGCCCAGCGCCCTTCGAGGGTTTCGCTCCGCCGATCCGGGAGCAATCGGCACTCCGCCGGGCGATCACCGCCGCCTATCGCCGCCCGGAGACCGAATGCCTTCCGCCCCTGCTGGCCGCAGCGAAACTGGCTCCGGCGAGCAAGCAGGAAATCGCCGTGACCGGACGCAAGCTGATCGAGGCGCTGCGGGCCAAGCACAAGGGCACCGGCGTCGAGGGGCTGGTCCAGGAATATTCGCTCTCCAGCCAGGAGGGCGTCGCGCTGATGTGCCTTGCCGAGGCGCTGCTGCGTATCCCGGACACCGCGACGCGCGACGCCCTGATCCGCGACAAGATCGCGGACGGCGACTGGAAGTCCCATGTCGGCGGCGGCAAGTCGCTCTTCGTCAATGCCGCGACCTGGGGCCTCGTCGTCACCGGCAAGCTGACCTCCACCGTCAATGACCGCAGCCTCGCCGCCGCCCTGACCCGCCTGATCGCGCGGGCCGGCGAGCCGGTGATCCGGCGTGGCGTCGACATGGCGATGCGGATGATGGGCGAGCAGTTCGTCACCGGCGAGACGATCGACGAGGCGCTGAAGCGCGCCCGCCCGCTGGAAGCGCGCGGCTTCCGCTATTCCTACGACATGCTCGGCGAGGCCGCGACGACTGCCGCCGATGCCGCGCGCTACTACCGCGACTACGAGAACGCGATCCACGCCATCGGCCGGGCCGCGAACGGGCGCGGCGTCTATGAAGGCCCGGGCATCTCGATCAAGCTCTCGGCGCTGCATCCACGCTACAGCCGCGCTCAGGCCGGCCGCGTTATGAGCGAGCTGCTGCCGCTCGTGCGCGAGCTCGCGCTGATCGCCAAGAACTACGATATCGGCCTCAATATCGATGCCGAGGAGGCGGACCGGCTGGAGCTGTCGCTCGATCTGCTGGAAGCACTCAGCTTCGACAATGCGCTGCAGGGCTGGAACGGCCTCGGCTTCGTGGTGCAGGCCTATGGCAAGCGCTGTCCCTTCGTGCTCGACTGGATCATCGATCTCGCCCGCCGTGCCAGTCGGCGCATGATGGTGCGGCTGGTCAAGGGCGCCTACTGGGATGCCGAGATCAAGCGCGCCCAGGTCGACGGGCTCGCCGATTTCCCGGTTTATACTCGCAAGGTCCATACCGACGTCGCCTATGTCGCCTGCGCCCGCAAATTGCTCGCGGCGCCCGACGCGATCTTCCCGCAATTCGCCACGCATAACGCCCAGACGCTGGCGACGATCTATCATCTCGCCGGCAACGACTTCGCCGTGGGCAAATACGAGTTCCAGTGCCTGCACGGCATGGGCGAGCCGCTCTATGACGAGGTTGTCGGGAAGGACAATCTCGACCGGCCCTGCCGCATCTATGCGCCGGTCGGCACGCATGAGACGCTGCTCGCCTATCTCGTGCGCCGCCTGCTCGAGAACGGTGCGAACTCCTCCTTCGTGAACCGCATCTCCGATCCGAAGGTGACGATCGACTCGCTCGTCGCCGACCCCGTCGATGTCGTCGAGGCGATGCCCGTCATCGGCATGCTGCACGATCAGATCGCGCTGCCGGCCGACCTCTACGGCGCCGACCGCGCCAACTCGAAGGGCATCGACCTCTCGAACGAAGCGGCTTTGGCCAAGCTTGCTGGCAATCTCGCTGCGACGGTCGGGCAGAACTGGCATGCCGTGCCGCTGCTGGCGGATAATTCGACCGCCGGCACGACGCGGCCGATACTGAACCCGGCCGATCATTCTGATGTGGTCGGGCAGGTCACCGAACTTGCCGTCGAGGATGCCGCCAAGATTGCGCGCCTGGCCGCCGAGGGCTGCAAGGCCTGGGCCGCCGTGCCCCCAGTCGAACGCGCCGCCTGCCTCGACCGCGCCGCCGACATCATGCAGGCGCGCATCGAGACCCTGATGGGCATCGCCATGCGCGAAGCCGGCAAGTCCGCCGCCAATGCGATCAGCGAGGTGCGCGAGGCCATCGACTTCCTGCGCTACTATGCCGATCAGGCGCGCAAGACGCTCGGGCCGGCCCATGCGCCGCTCGGACCGATCGTCTGCATCAGCCCGTGGAACTTCCCGCTGGCTATCTTCACGGGCCAAGTCGCTGCGGCGCTGGTCGCCGGCAATGCGGTGATGGCCAAGCCTGCCGGCGTCACGCCGATCATCGCGCATGAGAGCGTCAGGATCCTGCACGAGGCCGGCGTCCCGCGCTGCGCCCTGCAGTTCACGCCCGGCAGCGGACGTTTCGGTGCGGCGATGGTCGCCGCACCGGAGACGGCCGGCGTGATGTTCACCGGCTCGACCGAGGTCGCGCGCGGCATCCAGGCCCAGCTCGCCGAGCGCCTTTCGGCCGAGGGCAAGCCGATCCCGCTGATCGCCGAGACCGGCGGCCAGAACGGCATGATCGTCGATTCCTCGGCTCTGGCGGAACAGGTCGTCGCCGACGTCATCGCCTCGGCCTTCGATAGCGCCGGCCAGCGCTGCTCGGCCTTGCGCGTGCTCTGCCTGCAGCAGGATATTGCCGACCGCACGCTGCACATGCTGCAGGGCGCGCTCAAGGAACTCACCATCGGCCGTACCGACAAGCTCAGCGTCGATATCGGCCCGGTGATCAGCGAGGGCGCCCAGCGCGAGATCGACGATCACGTCGCGCGGATGCGTGGCCTCGGCCGCAAGGTCGAGCAATTGCCACTGCCGGAAGCCGCGGCGAAGGGCACCTTCGTGCCCCCGACCATCGTCGAGCTGAAGAGCCTGACCGACCTGAAGCGCGAGGTGTTCGGCCCCGTGCTCCACGTCATCCGCTATCAGCGCGACGATCTCGACAAGCTGATCGACGAGGTCAACGGCTCCGGCTACGGCCTGACCTTCGGTCTGCATACGCGGCTCGACGAGACGATCGCCCATGTCACCAGCCGCATCAAGGCGGGCAATCTCTACGTCAACCGCAACATCATCGGCGCGGTGGTCGGCGTGCAGCCCTTCGGCGGTCGCGGGCTTTCCGGCACCGGGCCGAAGGCCGGCGGGCCGCTCTATATCGGCCGGCTCGTGCGCAAGGCCCCCGTGCCGCCGCAGCACAGCTCGGTCCATCTCGATCCGGCCCTGCTCGAATATGCGGGATGGCTTTCGGGCAAGGGGCTGAAGGCGGAAGCCGATGCCGCGCGCGAGATCGGCGGCCATTCGGCGCTGGGCTTGAATGTCGAGCTGGCCGGCCCGGTCGGCGAGCGCAATCTCTATGCGCTGCATCCGCGCGGCCGCATCTTGCTCGTGCCGCAGACGGAAGCCGGCCTCCATCAGCAGGTCGCGGCGGCGCTGGCGACGGGCAACCAACTCGTCATCGATGCGGCTCCCGGCCTGAAGGGCGCCCTGTCGGGTCTCCCAGCGGCGGTCGAAGCCCGCGTGAGCTGGACCTCGGACTGGGAAGCCGACGGCCCGTTCTCTGGAGCGCTGGTCGAGGGCGACAGCAAGCGGATCGGCGAGATGAACCGCCGGATCGCCACGCTGTCTGGCCCCCTCGTGCTGGTCCAGGCGGCGAGCACCGAGGAGCTGAAGCGCGATCCCGATGCCTATTGCCTGAACTGGCTGCTGGAAGAGGTCTCGACCTCGATCAACACCACGGCCGCCGGCGGCAATGCCAGCTTGATGACCATCGGCTGA